The Rufibacter sp. DG15C region CAAATTTGCCAGAGCCATGGACCGTTTAGCGCCTTTGCTTCAGAACACCTCCAACAACGGTGGTACCTGGCAGGAGTTTGGGGTGGAATATGCGAAAGTGTATGAGAAGAAGAGCGTCATCAAGGAAGGCTCAGACACCATTTGGAACTATGCGGAAGGACTGATTAATGAAAGCGTAGAAAAAGGCATCTTGAAGAAATAGCAACAATAACACCAGCCAATCTTTATGAGATAGTAGTTGCTTGAGAAGATAATCAACAGGTATTGATTATCAAGCCTTTTTGTGGCTAGTTAATCCTTTATCTACTTGTAAGAGGAGATTTCCTGCCCCAAAAATGTTTTTTTAAACGGTTGTAGCGCTCTTCCATTAAAATACCAGGCATATACCAGGCATAAAATTTTAGCTTCTATGCCTGGTATTTCGGTTAAGAGGAGTGAAGCTAATTAACTAACCATTTCTGGTAAAGCAGGCATAGATTGGTCTGCTCCTCTCATTTCCTTCTGGGTCACCGGCTGTTCATTTTTTCTGATGTGATAGGCCATCCACCAATACGCCATCCCCCATGTAAAATTGGCAGCAAATTGAACGACTACACCGGGTACTGGTATCAGTAAAAAGCCAACAAAAGCCAGCCACCCGCTCCACCGGGGCAAATGGCCACTGCGGTACACGGCTACGGCCATTACCCCCAATCCAATCAAAGTAAACGCTAGTGAAAGAGCGAAGTACGCGCCTAAGGGACCTTCAATGGCGGCAAAAGCTAAGGCATTGGCATCGCCGTTCAAATGCAACTCTGCCAAGGCCGGAAACATGAAGAAGGCAACTGCAAATACCCCCACCCCTAGTATATGATGCGTAAGGGTCAGCAACAAACCGTAAAAAGCGAGCCGTTCTGCCTTAGACTTTTGCAGGTACAAGTATAGGCCCACCGTTCCTATCATCTCCATGAGTACCCCTACAAAACCGCGCAGTCCCCACCACTTGTAATTGGAAGAGGTAACGAGTTCAGCGAAAGCGTCAGGCCTTTTTGTTGCTTCAAACAACACATTCTCTTGGGGAATAAGCAGGTCGCCGAAGGCAAAAAGCATCCCTGCCAGCCCGATAACTATCAGGCAGTTACTTGTTCTCTTTTCCATGATTTTTGAATTTTATTTAACTGGGATAAACCATTCTATTAAAAGATGATCTGAATGTTGGGAGAGCGGTAATTGTTGAAATTTAAAATAGGAAGCACCGTGCACATGCTCCATTCCAGATTCTTCTAGTAGATGTCGGTTCACGTGCATCCCCATATTTTTGTATTCTGAAACAGGGCAACAAAACTTGTACTTTACAAATTTTCCGGAGGGCAAGACAGTGCTGAAGTATTTGCTGTTTACCTGCTTACTATCCTTCTTACAGACAAGGACTGCATCATACCTAGACAAACTGTCTTCATTTATATTCTGGCAATCATGCAAGACGCTGTAGTAGTCAAAGTCTTCTTCCTTCAATCCGTGGTCTTGTAGATAGCTGGCCACATTATCCCAGACTAAATAACTGTCTTTGGTCAGGTAATTGGTAAGCGTTGGAAATACAATCGCTTTCTGCTCAGGCAATCTTACTACTTCGGCCTTCAAAGAAACGTAGGTCTCTTGATGACCCGTCAGATGCCGTTGTTGTTTGCGATAGGCACTTGGTGACACTTGGTAGATTTTCTTAAATGCCCTGCTAAAAGCGCTGTCATTGTCATAGCCCACCAGCATCTTAATTTCAGCCACCGGAATTTTGGTTAAAGACAGCAGATACCCGGCTTTTTGAATACGTTGCCGCTCAATGAAGCTTCCAATAGGTTCTTCCATCTCTTCTCTTAGTTTGTGATGCAAATGGAAAGAAGAATACCCAGAGAACTGCGCCAGTTGTTCCAGCGAAATCTCCTCTTCCAGGTGATGGTTGATATAAGCTAAGATGGCGTGAAGCATGGCGTTTAATTCTTGATGTAAAGGTAAAGCAGTCCTTTTTTAAATACTGTGCCGATCTTGCGGTGGAAATAATATTGTTCCCCATTCTTATGGCCTTGGTTTATAGAACGTTCGGTTCTAACCTGAGCAATAATAGCTTCTGCTTTTTATAGGTCCATAAGTGTATTAAAGATACTCCTGTAAGGTTTTTCTTCAAGTATATAGAACCCTGCTAATATAGCTCTGCAACTTACGTGTAAAGCTGGGTCTTTTACGCCATATTTGGCGCACAGCTGCTCTTGACATTTATCTCAGCTATTGGACTACGTGTTCTCAATACAAAAGCCCCTCTGCACCAAACCCTTATTTCTTCTCTTTCTCGCCTGTTTTGCCATCATTGTAAATTGTGAGGCGCAGCAAGACCAATCCAACAAGATTGAGGCCTTGCTGGACAAGGCGGTAACCTTGCATCAGTTTAATGGCACGGCGCTGGTCACTAAAAAGGGGAAGGTCTTGTTTGAGAAAGCATACGGTTACCAGAATGTGGCCGAGAAAATTCCAAATACATCAAATACGGTCTATCAGATTGGCTCAACTACCAAGCAGTTCACCGCCGTAGTAGTCCTCAAATTAGCCGAGCAGAAGAAGCTTTCTTTACAAGATAAACTAAGCCATTACTTCCCTAATTTTAAAGCCAGTCATACCATCACCATTCAGCAATTGCTCAGCCATACCTCGGGCATCTATGAGATTTTCAGAAGCCCGGATTTCTATCAGCTAGACAAGAGCATGCCGGTTAGTAAAGAGAAGTTGATGTCTTTCTACCTCACCAGACCTCTTGATTTTGCGCCGGGCACGCAGTTCAATTACTGCAATTCGGGTTATCACCTGCTGGGGCAGATTATTGAGAAGGTAACCGGTAAACCTTATGAGCGCGTGGTGCGGGAGTTGGTATTAGAACCTTTAAAAATGAACCACTCAGGCTTTGCCTTCACGCAATTGAACAACGCACACGAAGCCACTGGGTACAGCAAGTTCGCCAAAGACAACCAAATGCCCACGGCTGCCTGGGACTCTACGGCCACCTATTTAGCTGGGGCCATGTACAGCACCGCGCATGATTTATTCTTGTGGCACTAAGGCTTACATAAAAACAAATCATCTCTAAAGCTAGCTTGCAACTGGCTTCTACCCTGTATTAAATGGCTATGGCTTGGGTGCTGGATAGACTCATTGCATCAAAGAAAAGTTGTATCGCACGGCGGAAACATTGAAGGCTTTACCAGCTATTTCGGGAGTATACAGGAAGAAGATATGAGCGTGATTCTGCTCAACAACATCTATAACCGCGAGATAGAATCCCTTGGCCAAGCCATCTTTTCCATCCTATTAAACAAGCCTTACCAGTTTTTGAATGAGGTGCAGCTTCCTGTAGAAACTTTGGAAAACTACCTGGATCACTATGATGTGAATCCTACCTATCAGGTGCAGATTAGCCGTACAAATCATCAGCTCTTCTTCTCCGTCAACAACGGTATGCCTGTTGAAATCTTTGCAGACAAAGAGCATTCTTTCTTTGATAAGAAGGAAGACCTCAGCTTTAGGTTCTCAGGGAAAGACGGTCAAATAAATAGTGTCACC contains the following coding sequences:
- a CDS encoding DUF6796 family protein — translated: MEKRTSNCLIVIGLAGMLFAFGDLLIPQENVLFEATKRPDAFAELVTSSNYKWWGLRGFVGVLMEMIGTVGLYLYLQKSKAERLAFYGLLLTLTHHILGVGVFAVAFFMFPALAELHLNGDANALAFAAIEGPLGAYFALSLAFTLIGLGVMAVAVYRSGHLPRWSGWLAFVGFLLIPVPGVVVQFAANFTWGMAYWWMAYHIRKNEQPVTQKEMRGADQSMPALPEMVS
- a CDS encoding serine hydrolase, yielding MFSIQKPLCTKPLFLLFLACFAIIVNCEAQQDQSNKIEALLDKAVTLHQFNGTALVTKKGKVLFEKAYGYQNVAEKIPNTSNTVYQIGSTTKQFTAVVVLKLAEQKKLSLQDKLSHYFPNFKASHTITIQQLLSHTSGIYEIFRSPDFYQLDKSMPVSKEKLMSFYLTRPLDFAPGTQFNYCNSGYHLLGQIIEKVTGKPYERVVRELVLEPLKMNHSGFAFTQLNNAHEATGYSKFAKDNQMPTAAWDSTATYLAGAMYSTAHDLFLWH
- a CDS encoding AraC family transcriptional regulator: MLHAILAYINHHLEEEISLEQLAQFSGYSSFHLHHKLREEMEEPIGSFIERQRIQKAGYLLSLTKIPVAEIKMLVGYDNDSAFSRAFKKIYQVSPSAYRKQQRHLTGHQETYVSLKAEVVRLPEQKAIVFPTLTNYLTKDSYLVWDNVASYLQDHGLKEEDFDYYSVLHDCQNINEDSLSRYDAVLVCKKDSKQVNSKYFSTVLPSGKFVKYKFCCPVSEYKNMGMHVNRHLLEESGMEHVHGASYFKFQQLPLSQHSDHLLIEWFIPVK